GAGACCAAGCCCCATCCAGTAGGCGTCGATCTTGAGATGATGAAGATGATGCTGGCATCTACAAGAAGAAAAACCCTTCTAGAGTTCCTCGAGAACGATTTCCAGGGTGTTGGCAGGGTTACTGCTGAAAGGATCTTGGAGCTTGCGGGGCTTAGGGGGGATAGAAGTCCTAAGAGGCTATCTCAATCAGAGATCGAGAGGCTTGTAAGTGTAATTAAGGGGTTTAACGGATTTAGAAGGCCTTCAGCGGATCATTTATCACCCATTGGAGAGGAGATCCTTAAGATCGGGCTTAGCAATATGTTTAAACCAGAGTTTGTTGATGCGGTAACGAGAAAGCCTACAAGCTATTCGGGGCATGCTGTGATTGTTGAGGCAGGTATAGCTTATGGGGGTGGGGTACCCTTAGCAAATGATCCTACGGAGATCTTATTGTTAAGATTTGCCAATAAAATCCCACTGCTATATGATGAAAGCTCAGATGTATCGTATAAAGTTATATCATCGATAGACTGGAAGGACTATGAGATAGAATTCCCAGCACCTCTTGCAGTGCTTATCCACGTTTGTAGCACGAAGGTTCCATATAAAGGTGTTGGTAAGGAGAGTATAGCTGATGTTCCTGAGATAGAGGCTGAGATTAGGAATGGTGTTAGAGAAGTAGCTAGAAGGCTGAGAAGCTATCTTTCGAAGAAGAAGAGAGAGGAGGAGATCGCTAGAAGAGCGTATTCGATAATAAAATATATACCAGAGATCTCTAGAAGCCTATCAGCTATAGTAGCTGATGGAAGCTCTAAGAATATAGAGGAGAAGCTGCTATCTCTCGCCAGGGCAAAGCTAGGCGTTAATATAAATAGTATTAATGAAGTAGTAATAAACATTGAATAATATTTCAATACGAAATATAGCCTGGGCTATTTATAGCTAAAAGCCTCGTACCTCGGGGCAGGGAGGGGTCAAAGTTAAAAACATCGCCCTTCTTGATCTGAAGAGAGACTATATAGGACTTTTCTGCTTTAATATTGTTTCATATTGATTCACTATCTCGATTCCTGAAGAACTCCCTATTATGTCTGCCCCAGCAGCTACTAATATCGCTAGATCCCATATCGTTCTTATCCCACCAGCAGCTTTCACTCCCGTCTTTTTGCCAGCTAAGCTCTGCTTAATCAAGATCACATCATCTACACTAGCTCCTCGAGGTCCAAAGCCTGTTGAGGTCTTCACATAGTCGATCTCATAGTTTGCAGCGATCCTACTTACCCTTTCGATCTGATCTCTTGTTAGATATCCTGTTTCTATTATCACCTTGCTAATAAGTCCAAGCTCCTTCGCCCTAGTTGAGATAGCCTTGATCTCTGCTTCTACCCTGTCCCAAAGCCCCTCAACTATAGATCCTATATCTAGAACCACATCCACCTCCCTAGCACCTCTGGATGAGGCTATCTCTATCTCTCTTAACTTAATCTCAAGCTCTGTGTTTCCATGTGGAAAGCCGATTACTGCTGCAACAGGTTTTTTAGTGATGCTCGATACTAATGAAACCCTGCTAAGGGGGACTACAAGAGATCTAAAGCCATATCTCTCGCTTTCTTCAACGAATCTCTCATACCTCTTCGGCCCTGCCTCAGGCCTAAGAAGGGTCTGATCTATTATGCTTGCGGGGTTCCCGATCTCCTCTATTAGTTTCAGCAGGGATCTCGAGATCATTCTATCCAATCCCCACTCGATATTTTACTTGGAATATAGCTATCCATTAGAAATGAAAGGCCTTTACTTGTTAGAGCCTCTATCTCGAGCTTCGCCTTTTTCTCCTCGAAGATATCTAGTTCTTTCTTCCACTTCTTTGTCTGGAACCACTTATAGTTTCTGAGCTCCTTCGCCCTTTTTAGATCCATCTCCTTTGCCTTTATAATATAGTTCCTCCTCTCAGCCTCAGAGAGATAGGGTTTCTTACCAGTGGATGGGTCGCCGAAGATATCGCTCATAGCGACCCCCA
The window above is part of the Sulfolobales archaeon genome. Proteins encoded here:
- the deoC gene encoding deoxyribose-phosphate aldolase; protein product: MISRSLLKLIEEIGNPASIIDQTLLRPEAGPKRYERFVEESERYGFRSLVVPLSRVSLVSSITKKPVAAVIGFPHGNTELEIKLREIEIASSRGAREVDVVLDIGSIVEGLWDRVEAEIKAISTRAKELGLISKVIIETGYLTRDQIERVSRIAANYEIDYVKTSTGFGPRGASVDDVILIKQSLAGKKTGVKAAGGIRTIWDLAILVAAGADIIGSSSGIEIVNQYETILKQKSPI
- a CDS encoding DNA topoisomerase VI subunit B, translated to NSSWHGTIVKVHILGDWQRSKSKIVEYIRRTHIIAPYASIFFRDPDGNMYIFKRATELIPKPPKETKPHPVGVDLEMMKMMLASTRRKTLLEFLENDFQGVGRVTAERILELAGLRGDRSPKRLSQSEIERLVSVIKGFNGFRRPSADHLSPIGEEILKIGLSNMFKPEFVDAVTRKPTSYSGHAVIVEAGIAYGGGVPLANDPTEILLLRFANKIPLLYDESSDVSYKVISSIDWKDYEIEFPAPLAVLIHVCSTKVPYKGVGKESIADVPEIEAEIRNGVREVARRLRSYLSKKKREEEIARRAYSIIKYIPEISRSLSAIVADGSSKNIEEKLLSLARAKLGVNINSINEVVINIE